A stretch of Paenibacillus mucilaginosus 3016 DNA encodes these proteins:
- a CDS encoding YnfA family protein, with the protein MAVVLFLLAGLAEIGGGYLVWLWLREGRSLWLGLTGCLVLVAYGIIPTLQSFPSFGRVYAAYGGVFIVLAVLWGWLIDRKTPDLYDWIGAVVCTAGVAIMLWAPRG; encoded by the coding sequence ATGGCTGTTGTATTGTTCCTGCTTGCCGGCTTGGCTGAGATCGGCGGAGGGTACCTGGTGTGGCTCTGGCTGCGGGAGGGCCGGTCCCTGTGGCTCGGCCTCACCGGATGCCTTGTTCTGGTCGCTTACGGGATCATTCCGACGCTGCAGAGCTTCCCGTCGTTCGGACGGGTCTATGCGGCTTACGGCGGCGTATTCATAGTTCTGGCCGTGCTGTGGGGATGGCTCATTGACAGGAAAACACCGGATCTCTACGATTGGATCGGCGCTGTGGTATGTACCGCAGGCGTGGCGATTATGCTGTGGGCGCCCAGGGGATAA
- a CDS encoding methyl-accepting chemotaxis protein has translation MRFSIRAKLISGFLLCTFLLVIANAVGLFRISMLGDAVTRITSVHLQQVILINDMGQSMKNMENSMLQMLSTAKYSEIQELKKAIADEQEKMKELRAKYESMPQGHGTEGLYYQFTNDWEAFEGTIPQLIQEVETPGSSLAETKTINLMKYLSRKANASAEELVQANRAEAERQSTAAGRIITSSKTIMITLGLIAMLFAVAAAAWISMQIGGAIRRLSAYVSRIAEGDLTAEAPVITLRDEVGDLSKDIGGLAVSLREKLSNIILASQQVAATSEQLTASAEQTAQATEVITVAVQEIADGSEKQSRTMQQSLESSRQLDRSVDGVNRSLEDVSNTSNEAIGHARQGNLVVGESVAQIGRIEEKVSASSGYVFALGEKSAQIGDIVSLISTIATQTNLLALNAAIEAARSGEHGRGFAVVAEEVRKLAEQSRMAADQIHALITEIQGGITHAMTSMEEGNAAVKEGTVIIGQAGSAFEHIRRSIEGVHAIAQKAVQDAQQIRHETAQVVSDINVISGVAQEASQHAQGVAASAEEQNATMEEIAAASAMLSRLAEDLQDSLAIFKL, from the coding sequence ATGAGATTTTCCATACGCGCCAAACTGATCAGCGGGTTCCTGCTCTGCACGTTCCTGCTGGTGATCGCGAACGCGGTCGGCCTCTTCCGGATTTCCATGCTGGGCGACGCCGTAACCCGAATCACCTCGGTCCATCTCCAGCAGGTTATCCTGATCAATGACATGGGCCAGTCAATGAAGAACATGGAGAACAGCATGCTCCAGATGCTGAGCACCGCCAAGTACAGCGAAATCCAGGAGCTGAAGAAGGCGATCGCAGACGAGCAGGAGAAGATGAAGGAGCTTCGCGCCAAGTACGAGAGCATGCCGCAGGGGCACGGTACGGAAGGGCTCTACTACCAGTTCACGAATGACTGGGAAGCCTTCGAGGGCACCATCCCGCAGCTGATCCAGGAAGTGGAGACGCCGGGGAGCTCGCTTGCCGAGACCAAAACGATCAATCTGATGAAATACCTCAGCCGGAAGGCCAATGCTTCGGCTGAGGAGCTCGTCCAAGCCAACCGGGCGGAAGCTGAGCGGCAATCGACGGCTGCGGGCCGGATCATCACGTCGAGCAAAACGATCATGATCACGCTCGGCCTGATCGCCATGCTCTTCGCCGTCGCGGCAGCCGCCTGGATCTCCATGCAGATCGGCGGGGCGATCCGCCGCTTGTCGGCCTATGTGTCCCGCATCGCCGAAGGCGACCTCACGGCGGAAGCGCCGGTGATAACGCTCCGGGACGAAGTCGGCGATCTCTCGAAGGACATCGGCGGCCTCGCCGTAAGCCTGCGGGAGAAGCTGTCGAACATCATTCTCGCTTCGCAGCAGGTTGCCGCCACCTCCGAGCAGCTGACGGCTTCGGCCGAACAGACGGCGCAGGCCACGGAAGTCATCACGGTGGCGGTACAGGAGATCGCCGACGGCTCCGAGAAGCAGAGCCGCACGATGCAGCAGTCGCTCGAATCTTCGCGCCAGCTGGACCGCAGCGTAGACGGGGTCAACCGCTCGCTCGAAGACGTTTCGAATACGTCGAACGAAGCGATCGGCCACGCCCGGCAGGGGAACCTGGTCGTAGGCGAGTCGGTCGCGCAGATCGGCCGCATTGAGGAGAAGGTGTCCGCATCGTCCGGATATGTCTTCGCCCTCGGAGAGAAGTCGGCGCAGATCGGCGACATCGTCTCCCTGATCTCGACGATCGCCACGCAGACGAACCTGCTCGCGCTCAATGCGGCTATCGAAGCGGCCCGCTCGGGCGAACACGGCAGAGGCTTCGCCGTCGTCGCCGAGGAAGTGCGCAAGCTCGCGGAGCAGTCCCGGATGGCCGCCGACCAGATTCATGCCCTGATCACCGAGATCCAGGGAGGCATCACGCATGCAATGACTTCGATGGAAGAAGGCAATGCGGCGGTGAAGGAAGGCACGGTTATCATCGGACAGGCGGGCTCGGCGTTCGAGCATATCCGCCGTTCGATCGAAGGGGTTCACGCCATCGCGCAGAAGGCGGTGCAGGATGCGCAGCAGATCCGTCACGAGACCGCCCAGGTGGTCTCCGACATTAACGTGATCTCGGGCGTGGCGCAGGAAGCTTCCCAGCATGCCCAGGGCGTGGCCGCTTCGGCGGAGGAACAGAATGCGACGATGGAGGAGATTGCGGCCGCATCCGCCATGCTTTCCCGCCTGGCGGAAGACCTGCAGGATTCACTTGCCATTTTCAAGCTTTAA
- a CDS encoding sugar ABC transporter substrate-binding protein: MSRLTTKAGLIGGALLLLLTACSPAEPAGQQDKTVIGFSMHNLIDERWQRDRDHFEASIREAGADVITLTAGGDENKQAAQAEKLLERGVDVLVIVAQNTESPLLGAVIEKAHSKGVKVLSYARLIKNADTDFYVSIDNVKVGELQAEEILKRAPQGNYVYIGGGQTDNNAVLLRDGSIRVLEKHKDRVTVVADDYSADWKPEEAYKHMKAALARTGGSIQGVVAANDGTAGAAVQALSELGLAGKVPVSGQDAELEALQRVVRGTQAMTIFLPIENMAKAAADAALAFAGGQEPVSNHKVPNGKKDVPSHLLEPVVVTKENVATTVVKAGYAAMEDVFQGVPKEQWPQP; this comes from the coding sequence ATGTCACGGTTGACAACCAAAGCAGGACTGATCGGCGGTGCACTGCTTCTGCTGCTTACCGCATGCAGTCCGGCGGAACCGGCTGGGCAGCAGGATAAAACGGTCATCGGCTTCTCGATGCACAACCTGATCGACGAGCGGTGGCAGCGGGACCGCGATCACTTCGAAGCCTCGATCCGCGAGGCGGGCGCCGACGTGATTACGCTGACTGCAGGAGGGGACGAGAACAAGCAGGCCGCCCAGGCGGAGAAATTGCTTGAGCGCGGGGTGGATGTGCTCGTCATCGTCGCCCAGAATACGGAGTCGCCTCTCCTGGGGGCCGTCATAGAGAAGGCCCACAGCAAGGGCGTCAAGGTGCTGTCTTATGCGCGCCTGATCAAGAATGCCGATACGGACTTCTATGTCTCGATCGATAATGTGAAAGTCGGGGAGCTGCAGGCGGAGGAAATCCTGAAGCGGGCTCCACAGGGCAATTATGTGTATATCGGCGGCGGTCAGACCGACAACAACGCCGTTCTGCTGCGCGACGGGTCCATCCGGGTGCTGGAGAAGCACAAGGACCGGGTCACGGTCGTGGCCGACGACTATTCCGCGGATTGGAAGCCGGAGGAAGCGTACAAGCATATGAAAGCGGCGCTTGCCCGGACAGGTGGCAGCATTCAGGGCGTAGTCGCTGCCAACGACGGGACAGCCGGCGCAGCCGTACAAGCCTTGAGCGAGCTGGGGCTGGCAGGCAAGGTGCCGGTATCCGGCCAGGATGCCGAGCTTGAGGCGCTTCAGCGCGTCGTCCGCGGCACGCAGGCCATGACGATCTTCCTGCCGATTGAGAACATGGCGAAAGCCGCGGCCGATGCGGCCCTGGCGTTTGCCGGAGGGCAGGAGCCGGTATCCAACCATAAGGTGCCGAACGGCAAAAAAGACGTTCCGTCGCATCTCCTGGAGCCGGTGGTCGTCACGAAAGAGAATGTGGCGACTACGGTCGTCAAAGCGGGTTACGCCGCCATGGAGGACGTCTTCCAGGGCGTTCCGAAGGAACAGTGGCCGCAGCCGTAA